CTGGAACAATGACTTGCCAGCTCCTATCTCGGCTTCGCAAGAGTGGAAAAAACCGGCTGGCGAGACACTCAAACTCGCCTATCTGCTTGCCGATGGGCCAAGCGACGACCCACTTCGCAGGCTTACCCTGTCGCTTGCCGCCCGACACAACCCGACCGATTTCGACGTTCTGCTGATTTGCAACGAGCCGCCGGGACCGGACGAATTGAATGCAGAGATGACGGCTCTCAGCCTCAAGGATCTCTGTGAGGATACGGCCGTGGCCGCTCTGCGCGCCGCTGACATCGATATCCTGATCGATCCGCTTGGCCATGGCGACGGTGGCCGCCCTGATCTGCTGCGGCACCGGATCGCGCCGCTGCATCTGGCAATGGCCGGTCACCCGGGGGCAAGGACCGGGCTTATATGCGACTATATGCTCGCAAACACCGCAGTTCTGCCGAAGGACGACCTCCGCCTCCATGGCCGGGCGATCTGCCATCTGCCGGAGACTTTTCTCGTCAGTTCTCCCATGCAACAGCCGCCTTCGCTGTCGCGCCAGCAGTTCGACCTGCCTGAAGACGGAGTGGTCTTCGCGGCTTTTCATCCCACCGAACAGATATCTCCACGAACCGCCGATCTCTGGGTCAATATTCTGCGGCAGACGGAAAATAGCCTGCTATGGATATCCTGCGGCAATTACGCCCGAAACAATTTCAGCACCTGGATGAACCGTCAGGGCATAGCCGAAAACCGATTGGTTTTTCGCAACCCCGCCAGGCCCATGGAGCAAGTTGGCTGGATGACCCTCGCCGACATCGCCCTCGATTCTTTCCCTTATAACGACGGATTTTCGACGCTTGCCGCCTTGCAGGCCGGTTTACCCGTGCCAACTTTTTCGGGCGGAAATTTCGCCAGTCGTGTCACGGCAAGCCTATTGCAGGCTTGTGGGCTAGAAAAGCTGATTGCCCGAGACGCCGATGCCTATGTGGCTCTGTGTATCGATCTGGCCCGCGATAAGAGCGCCCGCAACGCCTTGAAACAGACTATTCGCGCACAGGGTCCAAGATCGCCTCTGTTTGATATCACAGGCTTTATCCGCCACTTGGAAGCCGCCTATCACACCATGGCAGCGCGGGCCGCAACGGGCCTTGAGCCGCAGGATTTTTCAGTTCCAGTCCTCTAAACGTTGCTGGCGGCCTTCCTGAAACCCAAGGCAAAGCCTTCAATCTTTGAATTGCCGTTTCGCTTGAAAACTGGTATCAGACAGCCATGGGATCTAAATTCGGATGTCTCGCGCCTGACATATTCGTGCTGCAAGACCACAAGCGTCTTCCGGCACGTTTCTTTGCGCGCGTTGCCGGAGCGCTTGGCAATCAGCTGACTTAAGTCGCTCCTCGCGGTGCGGCCTGCAACTGCGATAGTCTTGCAAACACTCTTTGACACGGTCATATGACCCCAATCCCTTTTCAACCCTTCGACGGATGAACAGCCATGAGCGCACCCCGTACCCTCTACGACAAGATTTTCGATGACCATCTGGTGGATCGCCAGGATGACGGCACCTGTCTTCTCTATATCGATCGCCACCTCGTGCACGAGGTGACAAGCCCGCAGGCCTTTGAAGGTCTGCGCATGGCTGGCCGCAAGGTGCATGCACCAACCCGCACTCTGGCCGTTGTTGACCATAACGTACCGACCACGCCGGACCGGGCCGAAGGCATCAAGAACGAGGAAAGCCGCATCCAGGTCGAGGCCTTGGCCAAGAATGCCGCGGATTTCGGCGTCGAATATTATTCCGAAAAAGACAAGCGCCAGGGCATCGTGCATATCGTCGGCCCTGAACAGGGCTTCACCCTGCCTGGCATGACCATCGTCTGCGGCGACAGCCATACCTCGACCCACGGAGCCTTCGGCGCCCTGGCGCATGGCATCGGCACGTCGGAAGTGGAACATGTTCTGGCCACCCAGACCTTGATCCAGAAGAAAGCCAAGAACATGCTGGTGCGTGTCGATGGCAAGCTGCCCGCAGGTGTGACCGCCAAGGACATCATTCTTGCCATCATCGGTGAAATCGGCACCGCTGGCGGCACCGGCCACGTCATCGAATTTGCCGGTGAAGCTATCGAGGCCCTGTCGATGGAAGGCCGCATGACCGTCTGCAACATGACGATCGAAGGCGGCGCCCGCGCTGGCCTGATTGCGCCTGACGAAAAGACCTTCGAATATATCAAGGGCAAGCCCCGCGCGCCGAAGGGTGAAGAGCTGGAGATGGCGCTTCAATACTGGAAGACGCTGCATACCGATGAAGGCGCACATTTCGACCGCACCGTCGTGCTGGATGCCGCCAACCTGCCGCCCATCGTCTCCTGGGGTTCTTCGCCGGAAGATGTGATTTCGGTTCAGGGCGTCGTGCCGAACCCCGACGATATCGCTGACGAAAACAAGCGGACGTCGAAGTGGCGGGCGCTCGACTATATGGGCCTGAAACCCGGCACCAAGATCACCGATATCACCATCGACCGGGTGTTCATCGGTTCCTGCACCAATGGCCGCATCGAAGACCTGCGCGCCGCAGCAGCCGTGCTGAAGGATCGCAAGGTGGCATCGACGGTTTCTGCCATGGTGGTTCCGGGGTCTGGCCTCGTCAAGGAACAGGCAGAAGCCGAAGGTCTCGACAAAATCTTCCTGGATGCCGGTTGCGAATGGCGTGAGCCGGGCTGTTCCATGTGCCTGGCGATGAACGACGACCGCCTGAAGCCGGAAGAACGCTGCGCCTCCACCTCGAACCGCAATTTCGAAGGCCGCCAGGGCTATAAGGGCCGCACCCACCTCGTGTCCCCCGCCATGGCCGCTGCCGCTGCCATTGCCGGCCACTTCGTCGATATCCGCGAGTGGAAGTGAGATAGTCTCGAACTTTTGATCAGAAAGGCGGCTCTTGAGCCGCCTTTCTTGTTTTCACTCAATGATTCACGTGAAATCAGAAGCTGGCGGTCATCGGATCGGGTCCAATGCGGGTCGATGAGCTATCGAGCGCAGCGATCTCAGTCATGTCTTGTGGATCAAGGCTGAAATCGAACACCTTGAAATTTTCCTCGATGCGCGAGGGCGTGACGGATTTCGGGATCACCACAAGCCCGCTTTCGATATGCCAGCGGATGATGATCTGGGCTGCCGTGCGGCCATGCTTGGTAGCGATCTTACCGATCACCGGATTGTCCAACAGCTTGCCCTGGCCAAGTGGGCTCCAGGACTGGGTCACGATATTGTGGGCCTGGTGGAATTCGCGGGCTTGTTTCTGCTGGAAATCCGGATGCAGTTCGATCTGGTTGATGACAGGCACCACGCCGGTTTCATCGATGATCGTCTTCAGATGCTCCGGATAGAAATTCGACACGCCGATGGAGCGCGCCCTGCCCTCCTCCTTCAATTGAATAAAGGCCTTCCAGGTCTCGACAAACAGGCCGCGATGCGGTGATGGCCAATGGATCAGGTAGAGATCGACATAATCAGTGCCAAGCCGCTTCAGGCTGGCATCGAAGGCTTTGAGGGTGTTGTCGAAGCCCTGCTCATTGTTCCACAGCTTGGTGGTCAGGAAAATATCGCCGCGGTCGATGCCGGACGAGCGGATGCCTTCGCCGACACCCTCCTCGTTTTCATAGACAGCAGCCGTATCGATATGGCGATAACCCGCCGACAGCGCGGACCGTACCGCAGGTGCCGCTTCGCTATTGGGTGTTTGCCAGACGCCGAGACCCACCTGCGGGATGCTGTTGCCGTCGGAAAAGGAAATGTAGGATTGATCTGCCACGTAAGGGTCTCCCATTCGAGATCGAGGTTTAAGATCGGGCAAGAACCGCGACGACCTTGAGAAGGCGCATTCCATGATGCCGGGTCTATAGATAGGCAGGGGCAATGTGTTTCCCACCCCGGCAGCCCGGTGTTTGTCTCAGGGAGGTATGTCTTCACAAAACCGTGACAATGGTGGCCTGTGAAACAACCGCCAGCAGGCGGCGCATGTCGGCGGGGCTAATCGCCACGCAGCCCTCCGTCGGAGTATAGTCCGGGCGCGCCACGTGGAAAAAGATCGCAGACCCGCAGCCCTGCTTACGGCAGGTGACGTTCCAGTCCATCACCAGACAGACATCGTAAAGCCTGTCCTGTCGCTGCAACCGCTCGTGACTGGGGGTAAACGGTGCCTTGACCGGACGGTTATAGGCCGGATGGCCCGGCGCATCGCACCACAGCATGTCAGCACGAATCGACCTCAAAGGCAGGCGCGAGCCTATGGCCGCACGAGACTCCGCCCGAAAGTAGCCGTAAAGCAACCGCATCGATGCCCGTGGGGTTGCGCCATCGCCCTCACGCTTGAAAGCCGTGATGCCCGACCGTCCGATGGCGGCGGGAAACCGAAGCGGTCCAGCCTGAACGATGGCCTGGCTCTTGCAACCGGGCTTGCGGCGCACCACAATACTGCGAAGACCTTGGCGCGGTTGAGACCCGGCTCTGGAAGGTGGGTTTGGCATTTCGCTCACGGAGTTTTGCTTTGTCGAACACTTTTCTTGTAGAGTGAGTTGGCTAGATAAGACAATGATTTCAAGAACAGTGCAATCTGGCCTGTTCGCTGCTTGGGAGTATATCAGGTATGGCTGCTCGGACGATCCTTCTGGTCGATGACGACGATGACCTGCGCGAAACGCTGGTGGAACAACTTTCCCTTTACGAGGAGTTTTCGATCCAGCAGGAATCCAACGCCACCAAGGGCGTGCAGGCGGCCCGCAATGGCCAGGTGGACCTGATGATCATGGATGTGGGCCTGCCGGACATGGATGGCCGCGAAGCCGTGAAACTGCTGCGCAAGGGCGGCTTCAAGGCCCCCGTCATCATGCTGACCGGTCACGATACCGATTCCGACACCATTCTGGGGCTTGAGGCCGGTGCGAACGACTATGTTACCAAGCCATTCCGCTTTGCCGTTCTGCTCGCCCGCATCCGTGCGCAGTTGCGCCAGCACGAGCAGAGCGAAGACGCCACGTTTACCGTCGGTCCCTATCTGTTCAAGCCAAGCCAGAAGCTGCTGACCACCGAAGATGGCAAGAAAATCCGGCTGACGGAAAAGGAAGCGGCCATCATCCGCTACCTCTACCGCGCCGGGCAAAAAGTCGTCACCCGCGACGTGCTGCTGGAAGAAGTCTGGGGATACAACTCCGGCGTCACCACCCATACGCTGGAAACCCATGTCTATCGCCTGCGCCAGAAGATAGAACGGGACCCGTCCAATGCCGAAATTCTGGTGACGGAAAACGGCGGCTACAAGATTATTCCCTAAACGGGCGTTCAACGGACACTGAACCGGAGCATTCTCGATGGCGCTGAGCGATGACATGCAACTGCTCTCATCCCTGGCGCTGTTTCAGGGGCTGGAGCCGGACCAATTGCGGCTGATTGCCTTTGGTGCCGAACACAGGCCCATTGGCCAGGGCCAGCCGCTGTTTCGGGAACACTCCCCGGCTGAATGCGCCTATGTGGTGGTGCGGGGCCGGTTCGAGCTTTCCAACACAGGTCGCGATGGCAAGCCGCAAGTCGCCGCTGTTGCCGGTCCCGGCACCATGCTGTCGGAACTGGCGCTGGCCACCATGGTGGAGCGCAAATATACCGCCATCGCCCTGGAAGATGCCGAAGTGCTGCGCATTCCCCGCCCGCTGTTCCACCGGCTGCTGGAGGAATATCCAAAGCTCGGCCTTGTCATGCAGGAGCGCATCCGGCAAAACCTCATGGCACTGGCGACCGGTGCAAAGGGGATGGAAGAGCGGTTTCGGTAACGCGTGACGGCTCACTATGTCGCATTGTCTGATGGGGCGGCAGGACTGCATCATCGTTTTACCGTGAGGTTTACCCCCCTCTGTCCTGCCGGACATCTCCCCCTCAAGGGGGGAGATCGGATAGACGTAGCCGCTCATTCCTCGGAAACATTGGCGATTTCCGACGGTTTGTTCAGATGACGTGAAGCGAGCGGCCAACTCCGGGTCGATCTCCCCCCTTGAGGGGGAGATGCCTGGCAAGGCAGAGGGGGGTAAACGGCATATCGAAACGACAATATTATGTACCGTCGTCAATCAATCACAGCGGTTTACTGACGCTTCTATAGATCGTGGTTCTCCAGCCACTCCTTGCAGACCAGTTCGACAGCATCCTGCAACTGTTTGATATGCTCCACCAGCCACGCCAATTCCTCGGCGGTAATCTCGTATTTTGATGAATAACGGGCTTCGACATAGGCGCGGTGCAGGCGATCGAAACAACGACGGGCAAGGCGGTTTTTCCTCGGCCATGCATCGATCAGACGAGTATCCAAACTTTCGGCCAGCGGTCGCAATTTTCTTAAATTGTGCAACCGGGGGCTATAGAGCGTCAGCACCAGCAGAACGCAGTGGTAAAGCCGTTCAACCGTTTGATGAAGCTGGAAGGCGGCTTCATTAAAATTACCGCGCTCAATCAAAAATCCGGCTGCGGCCTGAAAGGCGTCGGCACTCGAAAACCAATCCTCGAAATAAGTCTTCGCCTGAGCCTGCCTCTCCTCTGGAGGCAGCGGCTGGGCCGTAGCGAGCGGAAAGCCCGGCGCTTCATAAAGCGGGATGCCGTCACGGGCGATATCGATGAAGAAAGGCAGGCCTCGGGCCAGTCGATTGTTCATATCATCAAGGGAGTGAACGATAAAATTGACAGGGGTTTTCAAGCGCTTGGTAGCGATTTCCTCCCGGATCAGATATTCCTGCGCGCCGCGCCAGAACTCATCCTCATCGGCGAAAGTCTCACTATTCACCACCACCAGCAGATCATAATCGGAATAATAGCCGCTCGCATGGTCCTCGACCCAGTCGCCACGCGCATAGGAGCCGAACAGGATCAGCTTGAGGATACGGCCGCCCTTGTTTTTATCGGACAGCCTGCCCTTTTGCGCGGCTTCGAACTCGTCGAAGAGAATGCGGACCACCCGCTCCAGCTCGCGCTGCTTGCGGGCGGGCAGATGATTGAGCCGGTCCTGATCCATCTACCCCTCCCTTGACGTGCCGTGGATATCAAAGCGCGAACTGCACCGTCACCGGCACGTGGTCAGAAGGCTTTTCCCAGCCGCGTGCCTCGCGCAAAATCTCGATGGTTTTCAGCGACGGTAACAGATCCGGTGACGACCAGATATGGTCGAGGCGGCGGCCCTTGTCGGCGCTGTCCCAGTCCTTGGCCCGGTAGCTCCACCACGTATAGAGTTTTTGCGATGGATCGACCAGCTGGCGCATCAGGTCCACCCATCCACCGCGATTAATCACGTCAAGCAGGCCTGCGGTTTCCACCGGGGTATGGGACACGATCTTCAGCAACTGCTTGTGCGACCAGACATCGTGCTCCAGCGGCGCGATATTCAGGTCGCCGACCAGGATAGCCGACGTATTTGGCTCGGCACTGGCCGACAGCGCCTTCATTTCCTCGACGAAATCCAGCTTGTGGCCGAATTTTGGATTGATGTCCCGGTTGGGCTCGTCGCCTCCGGCGGGCACATAGAAATTATGCAGGCGAATACGCCGCCCGTTCCACTCAAAAATCGCCGAAATATGGCGGCTGTCACCGACGCCGCAGAAATCCTGCCGGTGGTCTTCGGTCAAAGGAAATTTCGAGACGGTGGCAACGCCATGATAGCCCTTCTGGCCATGCAGAATAGCATAGGGATAGCCCAGCGCCTGAAACGCCTCCAACGGAAACTCATGGTTCTGGCATTTGATTTCCTGAAGGCAGAGAATATCCGGCTGACGCAGTTTGAGAAAATGCTCGACAATCGGCATGCGCAGCCGCACCGAATTGATATTCCAGGTGGTCAGGGAAAAAGTCATGCCGGGTTCCTTCAGCGCCGAACAGATCCGGCATTGCTCATCCCTTTATGCAAACTCGCAGAATTTTGACAGTGAAAAGGCCCGAAACCTCCAGATTTCGAGCCTCGATCCAGTAGAGATCGTTTAAACACCGCTCAGCCGCGATTGCGGATATCGTCATAGGGAACTTCGAAAACTTTTTCATCGAAATTAACGCCCTGCTGGACGTTGAAGATCATTACCGACGTGTCCTTGCCCTGCGCATCGGTGACGGTCCATTGCCGCAGCTCGAAGGTCTTCGGATCAAACATCAGGGTGATGGTCTGATCGCCGAAGATCGACTTGTCGCCCAGCACGATGGTGGTCAGGTCCTGCTCTTCCTTGACCTGCCGCACCATCTGGTGGCCGAGATCGATGCGGTCGGACAAAAGCAGACTCAGCGGCGTCTTCGACAGCGGATAGACATCCCAGGTCTTCATTTTCAGGTTGCCGATTGCCACGTTACGGCCATCGGAAATCACCCGCATCGGCGAGGGCTGCTCATAGTTGAAGCGCAGCTTGCCGGGACGTTCGATATAGAATTTTCCGGCTGTCTGTTCACCGCGCGGGCCAAACTGCACGAACTCGCCCATCATGGTTTTCACCGAGGCAAAATGATCGGCGATCCTCTGCGCGGCGCTGGCCTGGGCCTGAGCATATGCGGGTGAGACTGTGGCGCCCATGGCCGCAACAGCGATCCCCGCAGCCGCCATGCCGATAAATCCCCGGCGGCCAATCATCCCTGCCATGCCTGCCGGGGCAAACGTCTTCTTTTGCATTCTTTTCTCCTTTTGCCCCTGTTCCATAAGGCGCAAACCGGGCGCCATGGTGACACACACCGGATCGTGAACGCCAAAACGCTTGTAGGCGTCTGGACGTTCCACACCAGCCTGTCGCCGTCACCGCTCGATGTCAGCTTCCGTCGGAACGAGGATTTCGCGTTTGCCCGCGTGGTTGGCCGGGCCGATAATGCCTTCCTGCTCCATGCGTTCGATCAGCGATGCGGCGCGGTTATAGCCGATGCCCAGCCGACGTTGAACATAGGAGGTTGAGGCTTTTCCATCCCGAAGCACGACGGCGACGGCTTGGTCGTAAGGATCGTCCGATTCGGCCAGATTGCCGGTGCCTGCCGGTCCGCCACCTTCGTCGTCGTCCTCGTCAATAGTCACGGCATCAAGATAATCCGGCGCGCCCTGGGTTTTCAGATAGGCAACGATGTCTTCGACCTCATTATCCGAAACAAACGGACCATGGACGCGCTGGATGCGCCCGCCGCCAGCCATGTAGAGCATGTCGCCCATGCCCAGCAACTGTTCAGCGCCCTGCTCGCCCAGAATAGTACGGCTGTCGATCTTGGACGTAACCTGGAAGGAAATCCGGGTCGGGAAGTTTGCCTTGATGGTACCGGTGATGACATCGACAGAAGGCCGCTGCGTCGCCATGATGACGTGGATGCCCGCCGCGCGTGCCATCTGCGCCAGGCGCTGCACCGCGCCTTCGATATCCTTGCCCGCCACCATCATCAGGTCGGCCATCTCATCGATGATAACAACGATATAGGGCATGGGCTGCAAATCGAAGGTCTCGGTCTCGTACATGGCCTCGCCGGTCTGCCGGTCAAAGCCGGTCTGCACGGTGCGGGTCAGCACTTCGCCCTTTTCAATGGCCTGCTCGACGCGGCTGTTAAAGCCGTCGATATTGCGCACGCCGATTTTCGACATCTTCTTGTAGCGCTCTTCCATCTCGCGCACCGTCCATTTCAAGGCGACAACGGCCTTTTTCGGATCGGTAACGACAGGTGAGAGCAGATGCGGAATGCCGTCATAGATCGACAATTCCAGCATTTTCGGATCGATCATGATCAACCGGCATTTTTCCGGCGGCAAACGGTAGACCAGCGACAGGATCATGGTGTTGATTGCCACCGACTTGCCCGATCCGGTCGTACCAGCCACCAGCAGATGCGGCATCTTGGCGAGGTCGGCAATCACAGGTTCACCGCCAATGGTCTTGCCCAGCGCCATCGGCAGCTTGGCTGTCGAGCCGTTGAAGTCGCGGCTACCGATCATTTCCCGCAAATAAACGGTTTCGCGGGTTCTGTTCGGCAATTCTATGCCGATGGCGTTGCGGCCAGGCACCACGGCGACACGGGCGGCAATGGCGCTCATCGAGCGGGCAATATCGTCGGCAAGACCGATAACGCGGGACGATTTGATCCCTGGCGCTGGCTCCAGCTCGTAAAGTGTGACGACCGGGCCGGGACGCACTTCGATAATATCACCCTTGACGCCGAAATCTTCCAGCACGCCTTCCAGCGTCCGGGCATTGTGTTCAAGCTGGTCAGCCGACAGGCTGGCATCCTTGGCAACCGCACGTGGTTCGGCCAGAAGCTGAACCGACGGCAATTGGAAACCACGCGCACCCCTTGGGCCAGCGACCGGAGAACCAGACACCGGAGACGGGCGGGGACGCTCAGCAGGAGCCGCCGCGCGGCGTGCAGATGGCTTTGCAGCGCGGTCTTCGTCTTCATCGTCGAATAGGATGTCATCAGCGGAGCGACCACGGGTGCGCAGGTCAAAGGGTGGCTCGTCATGCGTGTCCTCCGGCGACACCGGCGGCGGCGCGATACGGCGACGGCCCGCACTCCGCTCACCCGGCTCAAAGGACGGGTCGGCGCGGTGGTCCGGGCGTCCAGCCTGAACCGGCATAACCTCATCATCATTGAAGTCATAGGGCTGGTCGAAATCCGACCGCTCGCGCCTTTTTGGCTTCAGACCGGCGAGACGCCGCATCCGGGCCTGACCGGTATACCAGACATGGGCGAGCGCACCGGCAGCAAGCGCAAAAGGCCCGGTGCGGTCATCATCGTCGTCATCCTCATCGACGATAGGCACGGCCTTGCTCTTGCGCGACCCCGCCTGTGAGCTTGCACGGGCAGCCAGAATTTCCGCTTCGAAATCATCCTCTTCATTGCCGATGATACCGGCAGCAAACAGCATCAGCCACAGCATCGGGGCGATGAAGATCACCCCCAGCACCATGGCAAAGGTTCCGGTCGGATAGGCTCCGACAAACAGTGCGGGAAAGCGCAGGATCATGTCGCCGATCACCCCACCGATCCCGTTGGGAATGGGCCAGGTGCCGGGCGGCGGAAAACAGCCGAACACGGCAGCACCGGCAACAGCACCGGTACCCCAGGCGGCCAGACGGCGTGGCAAGCGGGTGATCTTGCGTCCGGAGATCAGCGAAAGACACCAGGCCAGAATGGGTAAAAGTGCCGCAACCGAAGCCAGTCCGAAAAACTGCATGGCAAGATCGGCAAAGACGGCACCGGGATAACCGAGAATATTGGTGGGCGCCCGGCTGGTCGCATAGGAAAAACTGGGATCGGCAACATTCCAGGTGGCCAGCGCGGCAATGGCCGCCACCAGCCCAAGGAACAAGGCAAAGCCGAGCAGAGCAAGGCATTGCCGCATGATGAAACCCATCACGATCATCCGAGGCGACCGCTCTTCCAATATTGCCAGCGTGCTTCTGCTCATAGGTGTTCGCCTGCCAGTGCAATTTCAACAAAACTTGGAAACCGGATACGCCGGGCAGGACCCGAACCGGCTTGCGAAAAGTGAGATT
The Allorhizobium ampelinum S4 genome window above contains:
- a CDS encoding tetratricopeptide repeat protein, translated to MSDNLAAALALYASGNLPDAYTALKSTLAKSPAPGPKALLVMAQCCAKLDHFTEAAVFYRQAAKILPDQALTLITLAEKMERSGIEKASALEIQTLETSRRAIRSGPFDVQSWKTYRTALRHTLNIDEMRMSDQAVRDRLNRQEENYYSVDSQTVHLSWCDDETLNSRWNNDLPAPISASQEWKKPAGETLKLAYLLADGPSDDPLRRLTLSLAARHNPTDFDVLLICNEPPGPDELNAEMTALSLKDLCEDTAVAALRAADIDILIDPLGHGDGGRPDLLRHRIAPLHLAMAGHPGARTGLICDYMLANTAVLPKDDLRLHGRAICHLPETFLVSSPMQQPPSLSRQQFDLPEDGVVFAAFHPTEQISPRTADLWVNILRQTENSLLWISCGNYARNNFSTWMNRQGIAENRLVFRNPARPMEQVGWMTLADIALDSFPYNDGFSTLAALQAGLPVPTFSGGNFASRVTASLLQACGLEKLIARDADAYVALCIDLARDKSARNALKQTIRAQGPRSPLFDITGFIRHLEAAYHTMAARAATGLEPQDFSVPVL
- the leuC gene encoding 3-isopropylmalate dehydratase large subunit, producing MSAPRTLYDKIFDDHLVDRQDDGTCLLYIDRHLVHEVTSPQAFEGLRMAGRKVHAPTRTLAVVDHNVPTTPDRAEGIKNEESRIQVEALAKNAADFGVEYYSEKDKRQGIVHIVGPEQGFTLPGMTIVCGDSHTSTHGAFGALAHGIGTSEVEHVLATQTLIQKKAKNMLVRVDGKLPAGVTAKDIILAIIGEIGTAGGTGHVIEFAGEAIEALSMEGRMTVCNMTIEGGARAGLIAPDEKTFEYIKGKPRAPKGEELEMALQYWKTLHTDEGAHFDRTVVLDAANLPPIVSWGSSPEDVISVQGVVPNPDDIADENKRTSKWRALDYMGLKPGTKITDITIDRVFIGSCTNGRIEDLRAAAAVLKDRKVASTVSAMVVPGSGLVKEQAEAEGLDKIFLDAGCEWREPGCSMCLAMNDDRLKPEERCASTSNRNFEGRQGYKGRTHLVSPAMAAAAAIAGHFVDIREWK
- a CDS encoding aldo/keto reductase; this translates as MADQSYISFSDGNSIPQVGLGVWQTPNSEAAPAVRSALSAGYRHIDTAAVYENEEGVGEGIRSSGIDRGDIFLTTKLWNNEQGFDNTLKAFDASLKRLGTDYVDLYLIHWPSPHRGLFVETWKAFIQLKEEGRARSIGVSNFYPEHLKTIIDETGVVPVINQIELHPDFQQKQAREFHQAHNIVTQSWSPLGQGKLLDNPVIGKIATKHGRTAAQIIIRWHIESGLVVIPKSVTPSRIEENFKVFDFSLDPQDMTEIAALDSSSTRIGPDPMTASF
- a CDS encoding L,D-transpeptidase family protein, with protein sequence MPNPPSRAGSQPRQGLRSIVVRRKPGCKSQAIVQAGPLRFPAAIGRSGITAFKREGDGATPRASMRLLYGYFRAESRAAIGSRLPLRSIRADMLWCDAPGHPAYNRPVKAPFTPSHERLQRQDRLYDVCLVMDWNVTCRKQGCGSAIFFHVARPDYTPTEGCVAISPADMRRLLAVVSQATIVTVL
- a CDS encoding response regulator transcription factor, encoding MAARTILLVDDDDDLRETLVEQLSLYEEFSIQQESNATKGVQAARNGQVDLMIMDVGLPDMDGREAVKLLRKGGFKAPVIMLTGHDTDSDTILGLEAGANDYVTKPFRFAVLLARIRAQLRQHEQSEDATFTVGPYLFKPSQKLLTTEDGKKIRLTEKEAAIIRYLYRAGQKVVTRDVLLEEVWGYNSGVTTHTLETHVYRLRQKIERDPSNAEILVTENGGYKIIP
- a CDS encoding cyclic nucleotide-binding domain-containing protein, producing MALSDDMQLLSSLALFQGLEPDQLRLIAFGAEHRPIGQGQPLFREHSPAECAYVVVRGRFELSNTGRDGKPQVAAVAGPGTMLSELALATMVERKYTAIALEDAEVLRIPRPLFHRLLEEYPKLGLVMQERIRQNLMALATGAKGMEERFR
- a CDS encoding HEPN domain-containing protein, producing MDQDRLNHLPARKQRELERVVRILFDEFEAAQKGRLSDKNKGGRILKLILFGSYARGDWVEDHASGYYSDYDLLVVVNSETFADEDEFWRGAQEYLIREEIATKRLKTPVNFIVHSLDDMNNRLARGLPFFIDIARDGIPLYEAPGFPLATAQPLPPEERQAQAKTYFEDWFSSADAFQAAAGFLIERGNFNEAAFQLHQTVERLYHCVLLVLTLYSPRLHNLRKLRPLAESLDTRLIDAWPRKNRLARRCFDRLHRAYVEARYSSKYEITAEELAWLVEHIKQLQDAVELVCKEWLENHDL
- a CDS encoding exodeoxyribonuclease III yields the protein MTFSLTTWNINSVRLRMPIVEHFLKLRQPDILCLQEIKCQNHEFPLEAFQALGYPYAILHGQKGYHGVATVSKFPLTEDHRQDFCGVGDSRHISAIFEWNGRRIRLHNFYVPAGGDEPNRDINPKFGHKLDFVEEMKALSASAEPNTSAILVGDLNIAPLEHDVWSHKQLLKIVSHTPVETAGLLDVINRGGWVDLMRQLVDPSQKLYTWWSYRAKDWDSADKGRRLDHIWSSPDLLPSLKTIEILREARGWEKPSDHVPVTVQFAL
- a CDS encoding outer membrane lipoprotein carrier protein LolA; the protein is MQKKTFAPAGMAGMIGRRGFIGMAAAGIAVAAMGATVSPAYAQAQASAAQRIADHFASVKTMMGEFVQFGPRGEQTAGKFYIERPGKLRFNYEQPSPMRVISDGRNVAIGNLKMKTWDVYPLSKTPLSLLLSDRIDLGHQMVRQVKEEQDLTTIVLGDKSIFGDQTITLMFDPKTFELRQWTVTDAQGKDTSVMIFNVQQGVNFDEKVFEVPYDDIRNRG
- a CDS encoding DNA translocase FtsK, with protein sequence MSRSTLAILEERSPRMIVMGFIMRQCLALLGFALFLGLVAAIAALATWNVADPSFSYATSRAPTNILGYPGAVFADLAMQFFGLASVAALLPILAWCLSLISGRKITRLPRRLAAWGTGAVAGAAVFGCFPPPGTWPIPNGIGGVIGDMILRFPALFVGAYPTGTFAMVLGVIFIAPMLWLMLFAAGIIGNEEDDFEAEILAARASSQAGSRKSKAVPIVDEDDDDDDRTGPFALAAGALAHVWYTGQARMRRLAGLKPKRRERSDFDQPYDFNDDEVMPVQAGRPDHRADPSFEPGERSAGRRRIAPPPVSPEDTHDEPPFDLRTRGRSADDILFDDEDEDRAAKPSARRAAAPAERPRPSPVSGSPVAGPRGARGFQLPSVQLLAEPRAVAKDASLSADQLEHNARTLEGVLEDFGVKGDIIEVRPGPVVTLYELEPAPGIKSSRVIGLADDIARSMSAIAARVAVVPGRNAIGIELPNRTRETVYLREMIGSRDFNGSTAKLPMALGKTIGGEPVIADLAKMPHLLVAGTTGSGKSVAINTMILSLVYRLPPEKCRLIMIDPKMLELSIYDGIPHLLSPVVTDPKKAVVALKWTVREMEERYKKMSKIGVRNIDGFNSRVEQAIEKGEVLTRTVQTGFDRQTGEAMYETETFDLQPMPYIVVIIDEMADLMMVAGKDIEGAVQRLAQMARAAGIHVIMATQRPSVDVITGTIKANFPTRISFQVTSKIDSRTILGEQGAEQLLGMGDMLYMAGGGRIQRVHGPFVSDNEVEDIVAYLKTQGAPDYLDAVTIDEDDDEGGGPAGTGNLAESDDPYDQAVAVVLRDGKASTSYVQRRLGIGYNRAASLIERMEQEGIIGPANHAGKREILVPTEADIER